The following proteins come from a genomic window of Streptomyces sp. Sge12:
- the pcrA gene encoding DNA helicase PcrA: MSSLFDDSFLADLTPSDEVPPPPEDHPAPEAGADDLFGGRFDVPMSGDAYYRDGAPRPVIDPAALLDGLNTEQAAAVVHAGSPLLIVAGAGSGKTRVLTHRIGHLLAARNVHPGQILAITFTNKAAGEMKERVEGLVGPRANAMWVSTFHSACVRILRRESKRLGFTSSFSIYDAADSKRLMALVCRDLDLDPKKFPPKAFNAKISNLKNELIDEEAFADQAADGFEKTLAQAYAMYQGRLREANALDFDDIIMTTVHLLQAFPDVAEHYRRRFRHVLVDEYQDTNHAQYTLVRELVGTGYPDLPPAELCVVGDADQSIYAFRGATIRNILQFEEDYKDATTILLEQNYRSTQTILSAANAVIERNENRRAKNLWTEAGTGAVITGYVADTEHDEAQFVADEIDRLTDAGDAKAGDVAIFYRTNAQSRVFEEIFIRVGLPYKVVGGVRFYERKEVRDVLAYLRVLANPEDNVPLRRILNVPKRGIGERAEAMIDALALREKITFPQALRRVDEAFGMAARSTNAVKRFNVLMEELRTIVDSGAGPAVVLEAVLERTGYLAELQASTDPQDETRIENLQELAAVALEFEQAREAAAAEAAETGAPAPGSGTLAEFLEQVALVADSDQIPDEDTDGSGVITLMTLHTAKGLEFPVVFLTGMEDGVFPHMRALGQTKELEEERRLAYVGITRARERLYLTRSGMRSAWGTPSYNPPSRFLEEIPAEYLQWKRTGATQKPAGPMRSSGYGSSSSGSGKAPFGTSPEAFLSSSRTKSGPSGFATRRAADKPVIALVVGDRVTHDQFGLGTVMEVKGAGADAQATIDFGDDKPKRLLLRYAPVQKL; encoded by the coding sequence ATGAGCAGCCTCTTTGACGACAGTTTCCTGGCGGACCTCACCCCCTCCGACGAGGTCCCGCCGCCGCCCGAGGACCACCCCGCCCCGGAAGCGGGCGCGGACGACCTCTTCGGGGGGCGGTTCGACGTGCCCATGAGCGGGGACGCGTACTACCGGGACGGCGCCCCCAGGCCCGTCATCGACCCGGCGGCGCTCCTGGACGGCCTGAACACCGAGCAGGCCGCGGCCGTGGTGCACGCGGGCTCCCCGCTGCTCATCGTGGCCGGCGCCGGCTCCGGCAAGACCAGGGTGCTGACCCACCGCATCGGCCACCTGCTGGCCGCGCGGAACGTCCACCCGGGGCAGATCCTGGCGATCACCTTCACCAACAAGGCCGCCGGCGAGATGAAGGAGCGCGTCGAGGGCCTGGTCGGCCCGCGCGCCAACGCCATGTGGGTCTCCACCTTCCACAGCGCGTGCGTGCGCATCCTGCGCCGCGAGTCCAAGCGGCTCGGCTTCACCTCCTCGTTCTCGATCTACGACGCGGCCGACTCGAAGCGCCTGATGGCGCTCGTCTGCCGCGACCTGGACCTCGACCCGAAGAAGTTCCCGCCGAAGGCCTTCAACGCCAAGATCTCGAACCTGAAGAACGAGCTGATCGACGAGGAAGCCTTCGCCGACCAGGCCGCGGACGGGTTCGAGAAGACCCTGGCCCAGGCGTACGCGATGTACCAGGGGCGGCTGCGCGAGGCCAACGCCCTCGACTTCGACGACATCATCATGACCACCGTCCACCTGCTCCAGGCCTTCCCGGACGTGGCCGAGCACTACCGGCGCCGCTTCCGGCATGTCCTGGTCGACGAGTACCAGGACACCAACCACGCGCAGTACACGCTGGTGCGCGAGCTGGTGGGCACCGGCTACCCGGACCTGCCGCCGGCCGAGCTGTGCGTGGTGGGTGACGCCGACCAGTCGATCTACGCCTTCCGCGGCGCGACCATCCGCAACATCCTCCAGTTCGAGGAGGACTACAAGGACGCGACGACGATCCTGCTGGAGCAGAACTACCGCTCCACGCAGACGATCCTCTCCGCGGCCAACGCGGTCATCGAGCGGAACGAGAACCGCCGAGCGAAGAACCTGTGGACCGAGGCCGGCACCGGCGCCGTCATCACCGGCTACGTCGCGGACACCGAGCACGACGAGGCGCAGTTCGTCGCCGACGAGATCGACCGGCTGACGGACGCGGGCGACGCCAAGGCGGGCGACGTCGCGATCTTCTACCGGACCAACGCGCAGTCGCGCGTGTTCGAGGAGATCTTCATCCGGGTCGGACTGCCCTACAAGGTCGTCGGCGGCGTCCGCTTCTACGAGCGCAAGGAGGTCCGCGACGTCCTCGCGTACCTGCGCGTGCTGGCGAACCCGGAGGACAACGTCCCGCTGCGGCGCATCCTGAACGTCCCCAAGCGCGGAATCGGCGAGCGCGCCGAGGCGATGATCGACGCCCTCGCACTGCGCGAGAAGATCACCTTCCCGCAGGCGCTGCGGCGCGTGGACGAGGCCTTCGGCATGGCCGCGCGCTCCACCAACGCGGTGAAGCGGTTCAACGTGCTGATGGAGGAGCTCCGCACGATCGTCGACTCGGGCGCGGGCCCGGCGGTGGTGCTGGAAGCGGTGCTGGAGCGTACGGGCTACCTCGCCGAGCTCCAGGCGTCGACCGACCCGCAGGACGAGACCCGGATCGAGAACCTCCAGGAACTCGCGGCGGTGGCGCTCGAGTTCGAGCAGGCCAGGGAGGCCGCGGCGGCGGAGGCCGCCGAGACGGGTGCCCCGGCCCCCGGGTCCGGGACCCTTGCCGAGTTCCTGGAGCAGGTCGCGCTCGTCGCCGACTCCGACCAGATCCCGGACGAGGACACCGACGGCTCGGGCGTCATCACGCTGATGACGCTGCACACCGCCAAGGGCCTCGAATTCCCGGTGGTCTTCCTGACCGGCATGGAGGACGGGGTCTTCCCGCACATGCGGGCGCTGGGCCAGACCAAGGAGCTGGAGGAGGAGCGCCGTCTCGCCTACGTGGGGATCACCCGGGCGCGCGAGCGGCTGTACCTGACCCGCTCCGGCATGCGCAGCGCGTGGGGCACGCCCTCGTACAACCCGCCGTCGCGGTTCCTGGAGGAGATTCCGGCGGAGTACCTCCAGTGGAAGCGGACCGGAGCCACGCAGAAGCCGGCCGGTCCGATGCGGAGTTCGGGCTACGGGTCGTCCTCGTCCGGTTCGGGGAAGGCGCCCTTCGGCACCTCGCCCGAGGCGTTCCTGTCCTCGTCGCGCACGAAGTCGGGGCCGTCCGGATTCGCGACGCGGCGGGCCGCCGACAAGCCGGTCATCGCCCTGGTGGTCGGGGACCGGGTCACGCACGACCAGTTCGGGCTCGGCACCGTCATGGAGGTCAAGGGGGCGGGCGCGGACGCGCAGGCCACCATCGACTTCGGGGACGACAAGCCCAAGCGGCTGCTGCTGCGTTACGCGCCGGTGCAGAAGCTCTAG
- a CDS encoding ArsR/SmtB family transcription factor, which produces MPAAAELTHPAADRIELVDVLAALGHPVRLEIVRRLASGQEAFCGEVVPDLPRSSVTHHLKTLRESGVICQRPQGRRLYLALRRDDLERSFPGLLAIVLGEALAAGEFPAAEPAVGPAP; this is translated from the coding sequence ATGCCTGCCGCAGCCGAGCTGACCCACCCCGCCGCCGACCGCATCGAACTGGTCGACGTCCTTGCCGCGCTCGGACACCCCGTCCGCCTGGAGATCGTCCGCAGGCTCGCCTCCGGGCAGGAGGCCTTCTGCGGCGAGGTCGTCCCGGACCTGCCCAGGTCCAGCGTCACGCACCACCTCAAGACGCTGCGCGAGAGCGGTGTGATCTGCCAGCGCCCCCAGGGCCGCAGGCTCTACCTCGCGCTGCGCCGCGACGACCTCGAACGCAGCTTCCCCGGCCTGCTGGCGATCGTGCTGGGCGAAGCCCTCGCGGCAGGGGAATTTCCCGCTGCGGAACCGGCTGTCGGTCCCGCACCCTAG
- a CDS encoding C40 family peptidase, translated as MASHRKPRQRPLSGGPARATAATLALAGAATATAFEGTSQADPRLTPAQVKSEVDRLYEEAEAATEQYNGAKEQADEAERALAGLREETARKTDQLNTARSALGTLAASQYRSGSLGTAVRLALASDPQEYLSQASFIARAGDRNAAGITTVRRRLDEVGKLRDQAAGRLADLRSRQDEIAGHKAVIEEKLTAAKNLLARLTAEERAAYEARSPGGPAAAAPAAAKGSTPPPPSDGSRAARAVAFAYTAIGKPYVWGATGPGSFDCSGLTQAAWRSAGVSLPRTTYTQINVGRRVSRDQLAPGDLVFFYSGVTHVGLYVGNGQMIHAPRPGSTVRLAPIDSMPWAGASRPA; from the coding sequence GTGGCCAGTCATCGAAAGCCCAGGCAGCGCCCGCTCTCCGGCGGCCCGGCACGGGCCACCGCCGCCACCCTCGCCCTCGCGGGCGCTGCCACCGCCACCGCCTTCGAAGGCACCTCCCAGGCCGACCCCCGGCTCACACCCGCCCAGGTCAAGTCCGAGGTGGACCGGCTCTACGAAGAGGCCGAGGCGGCGACCGAGCAGTACAACGGGGCGAAGGAGCAGGCGGACGAGGCCGAGCGCGCGCTGGCCGGACTGCGCGAGGAGACCGCCCGCAAGACCGACCAGCTGAACACCGCCCGCAGCGCGCTCGGAACGCTCGCCGCCTCCCAGTACCGCAGCGGCTCCCTGGGCACCGCCGTACGGCTCGCGCTGGCGTCCGACCCGCAGGAGTACCTCTCCCAGGCCTCCTTCATCGCCCGCGCCGGGGACCGCAACGCCGCCGGGATCACCACCGTGCGCCGCCGGCTCGACGAGGTCGGCAAGCTGCGGGACCAGGCCGCCGGACGGCTCGCCGACCTCCGCTCCCGGCAGGACGAAATCGCCGGGCACAAGGCCGTGATCGAGGAGAAGCTCACCGCCGCAAAGAACCTGCTGGCCCGGCTCACCGCCGAGGAGCGGGCCGCCTACGAGGCCCGGTCACCCGGCGGCCCGGCCGCCGCCGCACCGGCCGCCGCCAAGGGCAGTACGCCCCCGCCCCCGTCCGACGGCTCGCGCGCGGCCCGCGCCGTGGCCTTCGCGTACACCGCGATCGGGAAGCCGTACGTCTGGGGCGCGACCGGCCCGGGGTCCTTCGACTGCTCCGGCCTCACCCAGGCGGCCTGGCGCTCGGCCGGGGTCTCGCTGCCCCGCACCACCTACACCCAGATCAACGTCGGCCGGCGCGTCTCCCGCGACCAGCTGGCCCCCGGCGACCTGGTGTTCTTCTACTCCGGGGTCACCCACGTCGGCCTCTACGTCGGCAACGGCCAGATGATCCACGCCCCGCGGCCCGGCTCGACGGTCCGGCTGGCACCGATCGACTCGATGCCCTGGGCCGGCGCCTCCCGCCCCGCCTGA
- a CDS encoding alpha/beta hydrolase, with protein MSLTGTPFFVAVIALTAIAVVLPLAVWSKVRGPAVVRTVLRALMVVFAQVTAVAVVFVAVNRAEHFYASWGDLFGTGRYVTAAPDLGPDGLGGKKVEEAPKVKQEFQPVEGLGGRVRKTELDGKISGVKGDVMVWLPPQYDDPAHKDKKFPVVELIPGIPGTGKSWFQGVKAHEVLEPLMKSGKVQPFILVSPRAMLVGNGDTGCANIPGKVNADSWFSVDVRKMVVDNFRASDDPRSWGVAGYSAGAYCAAKLAILHPDRYSAAVSLSGYNDPGQEPSSLVAQDPTLRTTHNLKNLLKAAPAPPAVSLWMSGAEHDGYLSGTDLKAIAKTPTVVHAEKVVGGHNLESWSKQLPQTFGWLSGIVKAP; from the coding sequence ATGAGCTTGACGGGGACCCCCTTCTTCGTGGCGGTGATCGCCCTGACCGCGATCGCCGTCGTCCTTCCGCTGGCCGTGTGGAGCAAGGTGCGCGGCCCTGCCGTCGTACGCACCGTCCTGCGCGCGCTGATGGTGGTGTTCGCCCAGGTCACAGCCGTCGCCGTGGTGTTCGTCGCCGTCAATCGGGCCGAGCACTTCTATGCCTCGTGGGGTGATCTGTTCGGCACCGGCAGGTACGTCACGGCCGCCCCCGACCTCGGCCCGGACGGGCTCGGCGGCAAGAAGGTCGAGGAGGCGCCGAAGGTCAAGCAGGAGTTCCAGCCGGTCGAGGGGCTGGGCGGCCGGGTCAGGAAGACCGAGCTCGACGGCAAGATCTCCGGCGTCAAGGGCGACGTCATGGTGTGGCTGCCGCCGCAGTACGACGACCCGGCCCACAAGGACAAGAAGTTCCCCGTGGTGGAGCTGATCCCGGGCATACCGGGGACGGGCAAGTCCTGGTTCCAGGGGGTCAAGGCCCACGAGGTGCTGGAGCCGCTGATGAAGAGCGGCAAGGTGCAGCCGTTCATCCTGGTCTCGCCGCGCGCCATGCTGGTCGGCAACGGTGACACCGGCTGCGCGAACATCCCCGGCAAGGTCAACGCGGACAGCTGGTTCAGCGTCGACGTCCGCAAGATGGTCGTCGACAACTTCCGTGCTTCGGACGACCCCCGCAGCTGGGGTGTGGCCGGGTACTCGGCCGGCGCCTACTGCGCCGCCAAGCTGGCGATCCTGCACCCCGACCGCTACAGCGCGGCCGTCTCCCTGTCGGGCTACAACGACCCCGGCCAGGAGCCCTCCTCGCTGGTCGCCCAGGACCCGACGCTGCGGACCACGCACAACCTGAAGAACCTGCTCAAGGCCGCGCCCGCACCGCCCGCGGTCTCGCTGTGGATGTCGGGGGCCGAGCACGACGGCTACCTGTCCGGCACGGACCTCAAGGCGATCGCGAAGACCCCGACCGTGGTGCACGCGGAGAAGGTCGTCGGCGGGCACAACCTCGAATCGTGGTCCAAGCAGCTGCCGCAGACCTTCGGCTGGCTGAGCGGGATCGTCAAGGCGCCGTAG
- a CDS encoding LuxR C-terminal-related transcriptional regulator, with the protein MTEAGENAGAGETRRVRVVLVDDHRMFRTGVQAEIGETERTGVEVVGEAADVDQAVTVITATRPEVVLLDVHLPGGGGVEVLRRCAPLMAAAVNPVRFLALSVSDAAEDVIGVIRGGARGYVTKTITGTDLVDSVFRVQDGDAVFSPRLAGFVLDAFASTDAPPVDEDLDRLTQREREVLRLIARGYAYKEIAKQLFISVKTVESHVSAVLRKLQLSNRHELTRWATARRLV; encoded by the coding sequence ATGACCGAGGCCGGAGAGAACGCAGGCGCGGGGGAGACCAGGCGCGTCCGGGTGGTGCTCGTCGACGACCACAGGATGTTCCGTACGGGAGTGCAGGCCGAGATCGGCGAGACCGAGCGCACGGGGGTCGAGGTCGTCGGCGAGGCCGCCGACGTCGACCAGGCCGTCACGGTCATCACCGCCACCCGCCCCGAGGTGGTCCTGCTCGACGTGCACCTGCCCGGCGGCGGTGGCGTCGAGGTGCTGCGGCGCTGCGCCCCGCTGATGGCGGCGGCCGTGAACCCGGTGCGGTTCCTGGCGCTGTCGGTGTCGGACGCGGCCGAGGACGTCATCGGGGTCATCCGGGGCGGTGCGCGGGGGTACGTCACCAAGACCATCACCGGCACCGACCTGGTGGACTCGGTCTTTCGCGTGCAGGACGGGGACGCGGTGTTCTCGCCGCGGCTGGCGGGCTTCGTGCTCGACGCGTTCGCCTCTACGGACGCGCCGCCGGTCGACGAGGACCTGGACCGGCTCACCCAGCGCGAGCGCGAGGTGCTGCGGCTGATCGCGCGCGGGTACGCGTACAAGGAGATCGCCAAGCAGCTCTTCATCTCGGTGAAGACGGTCGAGTCGCACGTCTCCGCCGTCCTGCGCAAGCTCCAGCTGTCCAACCGGCACGAGCTGACCCGCTGGGCGACGGCCCGCCGCCTGGTCTGA
- a CDS encoding ATP-binding protein, with amino-acid sequence MPVAAAPRTPHAPDADEVPQRKLYRSADGRMLGGVARGLAGHLGLPVGWVRLAFLLLFMWGDGLGVLLYAAFWVFVPLGVGGRTGHRSFFETLPDGSRRLRKPDRGQITALVALFIGAGIFISKVQLGGASGRYVWPTLLVGAGVVLVWRQADNARRAHWSEAVGRHGRLLQAARALAGVALVGVGLTVFIVVRGSAAQLGNVLTATLAVLVGVALLAGPWLIRMTQDLSEERLMRIRAQERAEVAAHVHDSVLHTLTLIQRNAEDVSEVRRLARAQERELRNWLYKPEGTGKDEAEEPATLAEAVKKTAADVEDHHGVPIEVVVVGDCPLDEGLAAQIQAAREAMVNAAKYGGEGGPVQVYAEVEGRTVFVSVRDRGPGFDIDAVPSDRMGVRESIIGRMQRNGGTARLRSAPDGGTEVELEMERAANAA; translated from the coding sequence ATGCCCGTAGCCGCCGCCCCCCGTACCCCGCACGCACCGGACGCCGACGAGGTCCCGCAGCGCAAGCTCTACCGCAGCGCCGACGGCCGGATGCTCGGCGGTGTCGCACGCGGTCTCGCAGGGCACCTCGGGCTGCCCGTGGGATGGGTCCGCCTGGCCTTCCTGCTGCTGTTCATGTGGGGGGACGGGCTGGGCGTGCTGCTGTACGCGGCTTTCTGGGTCTTCGTACCGCTGGGCGTCGGCGGCCGGACCGGGCACCGTTCCTTCTTCGAGACCCTCCCCGACGGCAGCCGGCGGCTGCGCAAACCCGACCGCGGGCAGATCACCGCGCTGGTCGCCCTGTTCATCGGCGCGGGCATCTTCATCTCCAAGGTCCAGCTCGGCGGCGCCTCCGGCCGGTACGTGTGGCCGACGCTGCTGGTCGGGGCCGGGGTGGTGCTCGTATGGCGGCAGGCCGACAACGCCCGCCGCGCGCACTGGTCCGAGGCCGTGGGACGGCACGGACGCCTGCTGCAGGCCGCCCGGGCACTGGCCGGCGTGGCCCTGGTGGGGGTGGGCCTGACCGTCTTCATCGTCGTACGGGGCTCCGCGGCGCAGCTCGGCAACGTCCTCACCGCGACCCTCGCCGTCCTCGTCGGCGTGGCCCTGCTCGCCGGGCCCTGGCTGATCCGGATGACCCAGGACCTCTCCGAGGAACGCCTGATGCGCATCCGCGCCCAGGAACGCGCCGAGGTCGCGGCCCACGTGCACGACTCGGTGCTGCACACCCTCACCCTGATCCAGCGCAACGCGGAGGACGTCTCCGAGGTGCGCCGCCTGGCCCGGGCCCAGGAACGTGAGCTGCGGAACTGGCTCTACAAGCCGGAGGGCACCGGCAAGGACGAGGCGGAGGAGCCGGCCACCCTCGCGGAGGCCGTGAAGAAGACCGCCGCCGACGTCGAGGACCACCACGGCGTCCCGATCGAGGTCGTCGTCGTCGGCGACTGCCCGCTCGACGAGGGCCTGGCGGCGCAGATCCAGGCCGCGCGCGAAGCGATGGTCAACGCCGCCAAGTACGGTGGCGAGGGCGGGCCGGTGCAGGTGTACGCGGAGGTGGAGGGGCGGACGGTGTTCGTGTCCGTACGGGACCGGGGACCGGGCTTCGACATCGACGCGGTACCGAGCGACCGCATGGGCGTACGAGAATCGATCATCGGCCGGATGCAGCGCAACGGCGGGACCGCACGGCTGCGGTCCGCGCCCGACGGCGGCACGGAAGTCGAGCTGGAGATGGAGAGGGCGGCGAACGCAGCATGA
- a CDS encoding PspC domain-containing protein — translation MTEVHDAPPAEPGAPRAADARPPLRRSKRDKVLAGVCGGLGRYFDLDPVVFRIVLGVLAVTGGVGLIFYGFAWLLLPQEGEEDSEAKKLLTGRVEGATLAAVFAALVGCALFLSMLDNGGLAAFSVLVVLALGGASYWSQRQRHLCQPEAQTPEPGGGAHRTAHSPAPPETQAPPAPGGPSWWRDPLVKDGTTGPVGGTGYLWGPDDTVDPVVSGRTPKASAKAPAAPARPRGGIGGRVFVLALLAGIAGTGSAWEGNPLGEALQTGLAAALIVFGVGLAVSSLLGRTGFGTIVLAVFTSGLLAGAAVLPREVGTDWRSVEWRPAAVADVRPVYEAGTGLATLDLSRLDVPKGTTVAVEASIDAGRLKVVLPREATAQADVTIRRAGDIQLPGDDAGRIERVGEQNRTQTLAPAAGTEAGGTIDLHLSAGLGLVEVARAAS, via the coding sequence ATGACCGAAGTACACGACGCCCCACCGGCCGAGCCAGGGGCCCCTCGGGCCGCCGATGCGCGGCCGCCCCTGCGCCGCAGCAAGCGCGACAAGGTCCTCGCGGGCGTGTGCGGCGGCCTCGGCCGGTACTTCGACCTGGACCCGGTGGTCTTCCGGATCGTCCTCGGCGTCCTCGCGGTCACCGGCGGCGTGGGTCTGATCTTCTACGGCTTCGCGTGGCTGCTGCTCCCCCAGGAGGGCGAGGAGGACAGCGAGGCGAAGAAGCTGCTGACCGGCCGGGTCGAGGGCGCGACGCTGGCGGCGGTGTTCGCCGCGCTGGTGGGCTGCGCGCTGTTCCTGTCGATGCTGGACAACGGCGGGCTGGCGGCCTTCTCCGTCCTGGTCGTCCTGGCGCTGGGCGGGGCCTCGTACTGGTCGCAGCGGCAGCGGCACCTCTGCCAGCCCGAGGCGCAGACGCCCGAGCCGGGCGGCGGCGCGCACCGCACCGCGCACTCGCCGGCCCCGCCGGAGACGCAGGCCCCGCCCGCCCCCGGCGGCCCGTCCTGGTGGCGGGATCCGCTGGTCAAGGACGGTACGACCGGCCCGGTCGGCGGGACGGGCTACCTGTGGGGGCCCGATGACACCGTGGACCCCGTCGTGAGCGGCCGTACCCCGAAGGCGTCCGCGAAGGCGCCCGCCGCCCCGGCCCGCCCGCGCGGCGGCATCGGGGGCCGGGTCTTCGTCCTGGCGCTGCTGGCCGGGATCGCGGGGACCGGCTCCGCGTGGGAGGGCAATCCGCTCGGCGAGGCGCTGCAGACCGGGCTCGCCGCCGCGCTGATCGTCTTCGGTGTGGGTCTCGCGGTCAGCTCCCTGCTGGGACGGACCGGCTTCGGCACGATCGTGCTCGCCGTGTTCACCTCGGGCCTGCTGGCGGGAGCGGCCGTACTGCCCCGCGAGGTCGGTACCGACTGGCGCAGCGTCGAGTGGCGGCCGGCCGCGGTGGCCGACGTACGGCCCGTGTACGAGGCGGGCACCGGGCTCGCCACGCTGGACCTGAGCCGGCTGGACGTGCCGAAGGGAACCACGGTGGCCGTCGAGGCCTCGATCGACGCGGGCCGGCTCAAGGTGGTCCTGCCGCGGGAGGCCACCGCGCAGGCCGATGTGACCATCCGGCGGGCGGGCGACATCCAGCTGCCGGGGGACGACGCGGGCCGCATCGAGCGGGTCGGCGAGCAGAACCGGACGCAAACCCTCGCGCCGGCGGCCGGCACCGAGGCCGGCGGAACGATCGACCTGCACCTCAGTGCGGGTCTGGGACTGGTGGAGGTGGCTCGTGCGGCGTCATGA
- a CDS encoding TQO small subunit DoxD: MNRTDVLETDAPRDAVGLRELASRHALLPLRLFLGVTFVYAGIDKLTDPAFLSASGDGSIGDLMRGVRDTSAIPGLVDLSLNSPVGFAVALAIGEILVGLGALVGLLTRIAAVGGALIALSLWLTVSWAVTPYYYGNDLIYMMAWTPLILAGAPYLSLDSVIRSRLSRRTA; the protein is encoded by the coding sequence GTGAACCGAACCGATGTTCTTGAAACCGACGCCCCTCGCGACGCGGTGGGCCTGCGCGAGCTGGCCTCCCGGCACGCACTGCTGCCCCTGCGGCTCTTCCTCGGCGTGACCTTCGTGTACGCGGGGATCGACAAGCTGACCGACCCGGCGTTCCTCTCCGCCTCCGGAGACGGCTCCATCGGCGACCTGATGCGCGGGGTGCGCGACACCTCCGCGATCCCCGGCCTCGTGGACCTGTCGCTGAACTCGCCCGTCGGCTTCGCCGTCGCCCTGGCCATCGGGGAGATCCTGGTCGGCCTCGGGGCCCTGGTCGGCCTGCTGACCCGTATCGCGGCCGTCGGCGGGGCGCTCATCGCGCTCAGCCTCTGGCTCACGGTGTCGTGGGCGGTGACCCCGTACTACTACGGCAACGACCTGATCTACATGATGGCGTGGACCCCGCTGATCCTCGCCGGGGCGCCCTACCTGTCGCTGGACTCGGTGATCCGGTCGCGCCTGTCGCGGCGTACGGCGTAG
- a CDS encoding class II aldolase/adducin family protein, giving the protein MPDQPVPVPVERLGFEMPPVHDTVEAARAHRKERLAEALRLLECLGYGDGVAGQITARDPEFEDCFWVNPFGRALGALTADDLLLVDGDGRVVRGARRVNQLAFAVHAAVHRRRPEVVAVVRAQGPYGRALAALGELLAPITEEACAFYEDHALLDEYSGADEPERTALALGPYKALILRNRGLLTVGDSVDAAVWWFIEAERAAQVQLIARAAGKPVPADHRAAALTRQRFGSDLAAWVSYQPLRERVASTS; this is encoded by the coding sequence ATGCCCGATCAGCCCGTACCCGTGCCCGTGGAGCGGCTGGGCTTCGAGATGCCGCCCGTGCACGACACCGTCGAGGCGGCCCGCGCCCACCGCAAGGAACGGCTCGCCGAGGCGCTGCGGCTGCTGGAGTGCCTCGGGTACGGGGACGGGGTCGCGGGGCAGATCACCGCACGGGACCCGGAGTTCGAGGACTGCTTCTGGGTGAACCCTTTCGGACGGGCCCTCGGCGCGCTCACCGCGGACGACCTGCTGCTGGTCGACGGGGACGGCCGGGTGGTGCGGGGCGCGCGCCGGGTCAACCAGCTCGCCTTCGCCGTCCACGCGGCCGTGCACCGCAGGCGGCCCGAGGTGGTCGCCGTCGTCCGCGCGCAGGGTCCGTACGGCAGGGCGCTCGCGGCCCTGGGCGAGCTGCTGGCCCCGATCACCGAGGAGGCCTGCGCCTTCTACGAGGACCACGCGCTGCTCGACGAGTACTCCGGGGCCGACGAGCCGGAGCGGACCGCGCTCGCGCTGGGCCCGTACAAGGCGCTGATCCTGCGCAACCGCGGGCTGCTGACGGTGGGGGACTCGGTGGACGCCGCCGTCTGGTGGTTCATCGAGGCGGAGCGGGCGGCTCAGGTGCAGCTGATCGCCCGGGCCGCCGGGAAGCCGGTGCCCGCCGACCACCGTGCCGCGGCCCTGACGCGCCAGCGGTTCGGGTCCGATCTGGCGGCCTGGGTGAGCTACCAGCCGCTCAGGGAACGGGTGGCGTCAACATCATGA